The Geothrix sp. DNA segment AGGTGGGTGATGATGCCCTGGGGCAGGTTGTAGCCGTCGATCTTCTCGGCGAGGGCCAGGGCCTGCAGTTTGGGCGCCAGCCCCCAGTGTCCGCCGATGACGCGCCGCACGAGCCCTTCGTGGCCGAGGTGGTTCAGGCCCCGGGATTTCCCGTCGCCCTGTCCGGCCGCGTAGATCAGGGTGAGATCCCGCGGGGTCGCGGACTGGACGAACCGGTTCTCCAGGGCGATGGCGACGTTCTCGGCGAAGCCGATGCCGACGAAGCCACCCGTGGCCACCGTGTCCCCGTTCTGGACCTGCGCCACGGCCTCGGCGGCGGTGACCACCTTGCTCGGTCGCGAGGCGGGGGGTGCCATCTGTCGGGTCACGCTTGGCTTGGTTGTCGGCATGGTCTCTCCAGGCAGGAACGGTTCCGGCCCCATCAGGGCATGACGAAGGCCACGGCGGCCTGGTTGTAGCCCACCCCCGAGCCGACCAGCACGAGCCGGTCGCCGGAGTGGAGCTTCTTCTTGGCGAGCGCGTCGTCCAGCGCCATGGGGAGGCAGGCCGAGCCGGTGTAGCCCCAGCCCTCCATGATGGTGTGGGTCTTCTCCATGGGCAGTCCAAGGTCGGCCATCACCAGATCGATGGAGGGCTTCCGGACCTGGGTGAAGAGGATGAAGTCGATGTCGGCAATGGGGAACCCGCTGCCGGCGGCCAGCATGCGCACCACCTTCGGCCAGCCCTCGTGGTTGATCTCGGGGGGATAACGCTCGAGCATCTTCACCGTGGTGCGGCCCGCAGCCACGGATTCCTGCGTCGCCGGTTCGTAGGTGCCGCCGGAGAAGATGCCCCAGTGCTTGTGGTAGGCGCCCCCGGCCCGGGCCGCCGCGCCGAGGAACCCGGGACGGTCGGAGGCCACCAGGACCACGGCGCCGGCTCCGTCCCCGTAGAAAAAGCTCATGGGATCGTCCGGAGAAGCCAGCTTGTGCATCAGGTAGGCGCCCACCACCAGCACCGTCTTGATGGCCGGGTTGGTGGCGATCCAGCCGGCCCCCGAGGCCAGGGCCGTGGGGAAGGAGGCGCAGGCGCAGCCGACGTCGAAGGTCCCGGCATTCACCGCCCCCAGCTTGTACTGGAGAACCACCGAGGTGGCGGGGGTGATGTAGTCCGGCGAGTCCGTGCCGAGGATGATCAGGTCCACGTCTTCGGGGCGCAGCCCCGCGCGCTCCAGGGCCAGCTTCGCCGCCGGCAGGGCCAGGTCCGAGGTCGCCCAGTCCTCGGGGGCATGCCACCGGCTGCGGATGCCCGAGGAGGCCTCCATCAGGTCCACGAAGTCGGGGATGTGCGCGAAGCGCTGGCGGAGCTCGTCGTTGGTGACCTCGATCTCGGGCAGATAGCAGCTTGTGGATGCGATCGTCGCGAATCGGTTCATGGTTCCTCTGGGGCCAGGCAGGCAGACGGGAGCGTACGAAGCAGAGCGGTCGGTTTTTAAAAAACGAACAGTCGGTCGGTTTTTGAGAAGATTCCTCCGCAGGTGTACCTGTGTCAACGGGAAACATGAAATTGTTTCCATCGTGTGACGCAGGTCTCACCACCCATCCGTCCCTGGATGGGCAAACCCAATAAAATGCCAGTTTGGACCAGGTGACGACTGGTCAAAACTGGCTCATGAAGCGGTTTGGGAGCCGATTATTTCCCTGATTCCGGAGGCCGCAGAAAGCCCCGGCGGAGGATCTTCGAGATCTCCTTCAGGGCCTTGGGGGTCTCCTGGCCCAGCTGATCGGGCACCCCGAACAGGACCTCCACCGCGAAGTACTGGAGGAAGACCCGGCTGGCCAGCATGAGCGCCGTGGTCGGGTCCAGTCCTGGTGCCAGCTGATCCTTCAGCTGGCCATCGGGGAAGCGGCGGCTCAGGAACGTCTCGAACCGGCCGGACATCCCCGAGTAGAACTTCCGGATGTGGGTGCCGTCGAACTCGACCACGTCCACGTAGATCAGGGCCACGTGCCGGCGGTAGGTGGTGACGCTTTCCCGGGCAGCTTCGGCCAGGGCCTCGAGATCATCGGGGAAGGCCCCCGCGGCCAGCGCCTTGTTGAAGGGGAATTCCGGCGTGTCGATGGCTTCCCAGTACTGGTCGAGGAGGGTCCTGAACAGGGTCTCCTTGTCCGGGAAGTGGTGGTAGACATTGCCCGTGGACAGCCCCGCGGCCTCGGCGATCTCCCGGATGCTGGTGCCCCGGTAGCCCTGCTTCGAGAAGAGCTGGAGAGCCGCCTCCAGGATCAAGCCGCGGCTTCGTTCGGACTTCTCCCCCTGGGTCAATTTCAACGGATCGCTCCTTTGGGGGAGATTACGAGCAGGGGAGAGCCGGGGTCAAGGTCGGCAAGGCCCCACAGAGCCCGCCCGTCCCGGTGAAACCCGGTCGGGGACAGCCTTTCGTGGATTTTCCTTTCGGCCGCCGCTTCCCCACGACCGGGCTCCAAAAACGAAGCCGCCTGGCGGCGGCTTCACTGGCGGAGAGAGGGGGATTCCCTCCGGGGCCACCGCCCCGCGGCGTCCCCTCCGGCCGCACGAATCACTGGCACGCCGCTTACGGCTCCGTCAGCCCCCGGGCTGCCGAAGCCTGCGGCTACCTGCCAGTGATTCAGTGATTTCGAATCCCCCTGGCCGGCATCAAAAACGAAGCCGCCTGGCGGCGGCTTCACTGGCGGAGAGAGGGGGATTCGAACCCCCGGTACTGGTTTACCCAATACACTCGCTTAGCAGGCGAGCCCGATCGGCCACTCCGGCATCTCTCCAAGGCCTCCCAGATTACCGTTCCGACCGGGCTGGCACAAGGCTTCTTGCCCGGAGCCGCGCCCACGCTCCAAGATGGAGGCAGGGAGAGTTGGCCGAGTGGTTGATGGCGTCAGTCTTGAAAACTGAAGACGTGAAAGCGTTCGGGGGTTCGAATCCCTCACTCTCCGCCACACCAGCGCCCCGCGAATGCGGGGCGCACTTGTTTGAATGCGGGGAGTGCGGGGTTCGAAATCACTGAATCACTGGCAGGTAGGCCCCGCCGCAGGCGATCAGGGCCGTGCCAGTGATTCGTGCGGCCGGAGGGAATCCCTCACTCTCCGCCACACCAGCGCCCCGCGAATGCGGGGCGCCTCTGTTTGAATGCGGAGCCAGGGGCATCGACCTAGGCCTTCCCATCCCATCCCTCCGCCGCCCGGAAGCTGTGGTAGCGGCCGTTCCCCAGGATGAGGTGATCGGCGAGGGGAACCCCCAGGGACTCGCCGGCGGCCTGGAGGCGGCGGGTGAGCTGGGTGTCCTCCCGGCTGGGCGTGGGGTCGCCGCTGGGGTGGTTGTGGTAGGCCAGGGCCGTGGTGGCGCCGTAGCGGAGGGCCTCGCGGAAGAACTCGCGGGGGCTGATGAGGGTGGCCGTGGTGGTGCCCTGGCTGAGGATGCGTTCGGCCAGCAGGTCGCCCTTGGCATTCAGGGCCAGCAGGCCGAAGCGCTCTTCGGTCCAGCCCTGGCAGCGCGGCAGCAGGTAGGCCCCGGCCGCCCTCGGGCTGGTGATGCGCGGGCGCTCGGCGCTGCGCTGCCCGCGCCGGGCGAGCTCCACCGCGGCCCAGAGCTGGCCGGCCTTGGCGGGCCCCAGACCCGGCTGCTCCAGCCAGTCAGTGAGCCCGAGGCCGAGCAGTCCGGCGATGCCGCCGGTGCGGCCCAGGACGGTCTGCGCCAGCTCCACCGCACTCTGGCCCTGTCGTCCGGTGCCCCAGAGCAGGGCCAGCAGCTCCGCGTCGGCCAGGCCTTCGCCGTGGCCCGCCAGCAGACGCTCCCGGGGGCGCTGGTCAGGAGAGAGATCAAGGATTCGCATGGGGCATTCCTTCAGCAGGCCGTCCAGGCGCGGAGGAGGGGGCGGTAGCGCAGCAGCTCCACCGAGCCCGACAGGTCGAGGCGGAGGCAGAGGGCCTGGCGTCCGTGGTGCAGGAACCAGACGTTTGCCGA contains these protein-coding regions:
- a CDS encoding TetR/AcrR family transcriptional regulator, which produces MKLTQGEKSERSRGLILEAALQLFSKQGYRGTSIREIAEAAGLSTGNVYHHFPDKETLFRTLLDQYWEAIDTPEFPFNKALAAGAFPDDLEALAEAARESVTTYRRHVALIYVDVVEFDGTHIRKFYSGMSGRFETFLSRRFPDGQLKDQLAPGLDPTTALMLASRVFLQYFAVEVLFGVPDQLGQETPKALKEISKILRRGFLRPPESGK
- a CDS encoding 3-oxoacyl-ACP synthase III family protein, which encodes MNRFATIASTSCYLPEIEVTNDELRQRFAHIPDFVDLMEASSGIRSRWHAPEDWATSDLALPAAKLALERAGLRPEDVDLIILGTDSPDYITPATSVVLQYKLGAVNAGTFDVGCACASFPTALASGAGWIATNPAIKTVLVVGAYLMHKLASPDDPMSFFYGDGAGAVVLVASDRPGFLGAAARAGGAYHKHWGIFSGGTYEPATQESVAAGRTTVKMLERYPPEINHEGWPKVVRMLAAGSGFPIADIDFILFTQVRKPSIDLVMADLGLPMEKTHTIMEGWGYTGSACLPMALDDALAKKKLHSGDRLVLVGSGVGYNQAAVAFVMP
- the radC gene encoding RadC family protein, producing the protein MRILDLSPDQRPRERLLAGHGEGLADAELLALLWGTGRQGQSAVELAQTVLGRTGGIAGLLGLGLTDWLEQPGLGPAKAGQLWAAVELARRGQRSAERPRITSPRAAGAYLLPRCQGWTEERFGLLALNAKGDLLAERILSQGTTTATLISPREFFREALRYGATTALAYHNHPSGDPTPSREDTQLTRRLQAAGESLGVPLADHLILGNGRYHSFRAAEGWDGKA